One genomic window of Haloarchaeobius salinus includes the following:
- a CDS encoding uracil-xanthine permease family protein yields the protein MSNEDNTDDMDEPPIPEEARAAAGGAEQSDFVEYGIEDKPPLLESIFLGFQHYLTMVGATIAIPLVLAGAMGMPADVTAKLIGTFFVVSGIATLAQTTLGNRYPLVQGGTFSMLAPALAIIGVIASSGGGWETMILELQGAVIVAGIAEIFIGYLGVMGWLKRHMGPIVIAPVIALIGLALFSTPQITTATQNWWLLGLTVLLIVLFSQYLNNYNRAFRLFPVLLALVAAWLVAAVLSVTGVYAAGTSGYINFDTVTNAEPILAIYPLQWGMPQFTGSFIIGMFAGMLASVIESFGDYHSVARMAGKGAPNARRVNHGIGMEGIGNTFAGLMGTGNGSTSYTENVGAIGITGVASRYVVQIGAIVMLFVGFVGYFGQLVATIPNPIVGGLFLAMFGQIAAVGLSQLKFVDLDKNRNVFIIGIALFAGLAIPAYMGNVGGATAFQTGLAGEFPFTLLEGVEVAGVSPLGIIATTTFVIGSTGMAVGGIVAFVLDNTIPGTREERGLTTWEDITEDADDFKPFWERMGGGDDESPAPGGD from the coding sequence ATGAGTAACGAAGACAACACTGACGATATGGACGAGCCGCCGATTCCCGAGGAGGCGCGAGCCGCCGCGGGCGGGGCGGAACAGTCCGATTTCGTAGAATACGGTATCGAAGACAAACCACCCTTGCTGGAGTCGATCTTCCTCGGGTTCCAACACTACCTCACCATGGTCGGCGCGACCATCGCCATCCCGCTCGTACTCGCGGGTGCGATGGGAATGCCGGCCGACGTGACCGCGAAACTCATCGGGACGTTCTTCGTGGTCTCCGGCATCGCAACCCTGGCACAGACCACACTCGGAAACCGCTACCCACTCGTACAGGGCGGGACGTTCTCGATGCTCGCACCCGCACTCGCCATCATCGGCGTCATCGCCAGCAGCGGCGGCGGGTGGGAGACGATGATACTGGAGCTACAGGGCGCGGTCATCGTGGCCGGTATCGCCGAGATATTCATCGGCTACCTCGGCGTCATGGGCTGGCTCAAGCGGCACATGGGCCCCATCGTCATCGCCCCGGTCATCGCGCTCATCGGGCTGGCGCTGTTCAGCACGCCGCAGATCACCACGGCCACGCAGAACTGGTGGCTGCTGGGCCTGACGGTGCTGCTCATCGTCCTGTTCTCGCAGTACCTCAACAACTACAACCGGGCGTTCCGGCTGTTCCCGGTCCTGCTCGCGCTCGTCGCGGCGTGGCTCGTCGCGGCCGTGCTGTCGGTCACCGGCGTCTACGCGGCCGGGACGTCCGGCTACATCAACTTCGACACGGTGACCAACGCAGAGCCCATCCTCGCCATCTACCCGCTGCAGTGGGGGATGCCGCAGTTCACCGGCTCGTTCATCATCGGCATGTTCGCCGGGATGCTCGCGTCGGTCATCGAGAGCTTCGGTGACTACCACTCCGTCGCCCGCATGGCCGGCAAGGGTGCACCGAACGCCCGCCGCGTCAACCACGGCATCGGCATGGAGGGTATCGGCAACACGTTCGCCGGGCTCATGGGGACCGGCAACGGCTCGACCTCGTACACGGAGAACGTCGGCGCGATCGGTATCACCGGCGTCGCCTCCCGGTACGTCGTCCAGATCGGTGCCATCGTGATGCTCTTCGTCGGCTTCGTCGGCTACTTCGGCCAGCTGGTCGCGACCATCCCGAACCCCATCGTCGGGGGGCTGTTCCTGGCGATGTTCGGGCAGATCGCGGCGGTCGGCCTCTCGCAGCTGAAGTTCGTCGACCTCGACAAGAACCGGAACGTGTTCATCATCGGCATCGCGCTGTTCGCCGGCCTCGCCATCCCGGCGTACATGGGTAACGTCGGCGGCGCGACCGCGTTCCAGACCGGGCTGGCGGGCGAGTTCCCGTTCACCCTGCTCGAGGGCGTCGAGGTGGCCGGCGTCTCGCCGCTCGGCATCATCGCGACGACGACGTTCGTCATCGGCAGCACCGGCATGGCCGTCGGTGGCATCGTCGCGTTCGTCCTCGACAACACCATCCCCGGCACCCGCGAGGAGCGCGGGCTGACGACCTGGGAGGACATCACCGAGGACGCGGACGACTTCAAGCCGTTCTGGGAGCGCATGGGCGGCGGCGACGACGAGAGCCCCGCACCCGGCGGCGACTGA
- a CDS encoding CocE/NonD family hydrolase, which yields MTVEPRYAVHADLNVMIETRDGTGLATDIYRPADPDTHEPIDEPRPVILDRTPYDKTGGRTRHGEWYASRGYVIAIQDVRGRFDSEGEFDIHVNEATDGADTVEWLAERDYCDGQVATLGTSYGAWVQSALATQDPDGLGAMFVNMGAANGRTKTFRHNGAFEQRWLSWAFTLGAGFAHESLADPDVQQAFADVDFREVLRDGPVERGETALATLPGYEEWAFDIMETGSASDDRWQNPGVNFERHYDESADVPTVYSGGWYDSYTGATCDNFVGLADRKDADHYLLMGPWTHLARLPGGHDHSEQLLFPPLTWEHPTAGDLAFGENATRKYRETRKRFFDHYLRGEESWDHPRVEYFLMGTGDGHRTEDGNLFHGGEWRSAEEWPPAGTAMTKFYAHGDGTLSTEEPTAADSATTYEFDPDDPVPTIGGNTSSYLTYEPRDEPVGAYPLGDRNIIDFAGRGGYDQRTDADTFGASEPYGPLADRDDVQVFRTPPLDEPVEIAGPIRVRVYGATDGPDTDFTAKLIDEYPESEDYPDGYALNLSDSICRGRYRGYRDEPDLLEAGDVYEFYMEPYDTANRFDAGHRIRLDISSSNWPRFDVNHNTGGPLYGGDETRVAENTVFHEADNPTHIELPVQPTE from the coding sequence ATGACAGTCGAACCGAGATACGCCGTGCACGCCGACCTGAACGTCATGATCGAGACGCGGGACGGCACCGGACTCGCGACGGACATCTACCGGCCGGCGGACCCTGACACCCACGAGCCAATCGACGAGCCGCGACCCGTCATCCTCGACCGCACGCCGTACGACAAGACCGGCGGCCGGACCCGCCACGGCGAGTGGTACGCCTCCCGCGGCTACGTCATCGCCATCCAGGACGTACGCGGGCGCTTCGACAGCGAAGGCGAGTTCGACATCCACGTCAACGAGGCCACGGACGGCGCGGATACCGTCGAGTGGCTCGCCGAGCGCGACTACTGCGACGGGCAGGTCGCCACGCTCGGCACCTCCTACGGCGCGTGGGTCCAGAGCGCGCTCGCCACGCAGGACCCCGACGGACTCGGTGCGATGTTCGTCAACATGGGCGCGGCCAACGGCCGGACGAAGACGTTCCGCCACAACGGCGCGTTCGAGCAGCGCTGGCTCTCCTGGGCGTTCACCCTCGGTGCCGGGTTCGCCCACGAGAGCCTCGCCGACCCCGACGTGCAGCAGGCCTTCGCGGACGTGGACTTCCGCGAGGTGCTGAGAGATGGCCCGGTCGAGCGCGGCGAGACCGCACTCGCCACTCTCCCCGGCTACGAGGAGTGGGCGTTCGACATCATGGAGACGGGCAGCGCGAGCGACGACCGCTGGCAGAACCCCGGCGTGAACTTCGAACGCCACTACGACGAGAGCGCCGACGTTCCCACCGTCTACTCGGGCGGCTGGTACGACTCCTACACCGGCGCGACCTGCGACAACTTCGTCGGCCTCGCCGACCGGAAGGACGCGGACCACTACCTGCTGATGGGGCCGTGGACCCACCTCGCCCGGCTCCCCGGCGGCCACGACCACAGCGAGCAGCTCCTCTTCCCGCCGCTGACGTGGGAGCACCCGACCGCCGGCGACCTCGCGTTCGGCGAGAACGCCACCAGGAAGTACCGCGAGACGCGCAAGCGCTTCTTCGACCACTACCTCCGCGGCGAGGAGTCGTGGGACCACCCCCGCGTCGAGTACTTCCTGATGGGCACCGGCGACGGGCACCGGACGGAGGACGGCAACCTGTTCCACGGCGGCGAGTGGCGCAGCGCCGAGGAGTGGCCGCCAGCCGGCACGGCGATGACGAAGTTCTACGCCCACGGGGACGGCACGCTCTCGACCGAGGAACCGACCGCGGCCGATTCGGCGACCACCTACGAGTTCGACCCGGACGACCCCGTCCCGACCATCGGCGGCAACACCTCCTCCTATCTGACCTACGAGCCCCGCGACGAGCCCGTCGGCGCGTACCCGCTCGGCGACCGGAACATCATCGACTTCGCCGGACGCGGGGGCTACGACCAGCGCACCGACGCGGACACGTTCGGCGCGAGCGAGCCCTACGGTCCCCTCGCCGACCGCGACGACGTCCAGGTGTTCCGGACGCCGCCGCTCGACGAGCCGGTCGAGATCGCCGGCCCCATCCGCGTCCGCGTCTACGGCGCGACCGACGGCCCCGACACGGACTTCACCGCGAAGCTGATCGACGAGTATCCCGAGAGCGAGGACTACCCCGACGGCTACGCGCTCAACCTCTCGGACTCCATCTGCCGGGGGCGCTACCGGGGCTACCGCGACGAGCCCGACCTGCTCGAGGCCGGCGATGTGTACGAGTTCTACATGGAGCCCTACGACACCGCGAACCGCTTCGACGCCGGCCACCGCATCCGGCTCGACATCTCCTCCTCGAACTGGCCGCGCTTCGACGTGAACCACAACACCGGCGGGCCGCTGTACGGCGGCGACGAGACGCGCGTCGCCGAGAACACCGTCTTCCACGAGGCCGACAACCCGACACACATCGAACTGCCGGTGCAGCCGACGGAGTGA
- a CDS encoding DUF211 domain-containing protein: protein MAPVRRLVIDVLKPHDPPLVEFTEQLSDLGGVDGVTSSLVELDREVQNVKLTFEGAAVDYDAVEERVETIGATVHSVDEVACGERVVEDRRTPQD, encoded by the coding sequence ATGGCTCCCGTCCGTCGCCTCGTCATCGACGTCCTGAAACCGCACGACCCGCCGCTCGTCGAGTTCACCGAACAGCTGTCCGACCTGGGCGGCGTCGACGGCGTCACGTCGTCGCTCGTCGAACTCGACAGGGAGGTCCAGAACGTCAAGCTCACCTTCGAGGGCGCGGCCGTCGACTACGACGCGGTCGAGGAGCGGGTGGAGACCATCGGCGCGACGGTCCACTCGGTCGACGAGGTCGCCTGCGGGGAACGGGTCGTCGAGGACCGCCGGACCCCGCAGGACTGA
- a CDS encoding VIT1/CCC1 transporter family protein, with translation MPSIYQRLLRLLGKEDVRSIARRYFISNGFDGTLTSVGIVVGAVLTGVPDGITVVKIGLGAAVGLTTSAVWSVWEIERAETSAEIRRLERAMLTDLDDTRIQREQSGARLFHAIASGLGPLLGVLVPLSPFLFEGSLFSMVEAAIVGVALGVGVLSTFGAYMGSISGHPWYVSAARMGLAGLVVAGINLLLPG, from the coding sequence GTGCCCTCGATATACCAGCGCCTCCTGCGCCTGCTCGGCAAGGAGGACGTCCGCTCTATCGCCCGACGGTACTTCATCTCGAACGGCTTCGACGGCACGCTGACGAGCGTCGGCATCGTCGTCGGCGCGGTGCTGACCGGCGTCCCCGACGGTATCACGGTCGTGAAGATCGGACTCGGCGCGGCCGTCGGGCTCACCACGTCGGCCGTCTGGAGCGTCTGGGAGATCGAGCGCGCCGAGACGAGCGCCGAGATCAGACGGCTGGAGCGGGCGATGCTCACCGACCTCGACGACACGCGCATCCAGCGCGAGCAGAGTGGCGCGCGACTGTTCCACGCCATCGCGAGCGGGCTCGGACCACTGCTCGGGGTCCTCGTCCCGCTCTCGCCGTTCCTGTTCGAGGGCTCGCTGTTCAGCATGGTCGAGGCCGCCATCGTCGGCGTCGCCCTCGGCGTCGGCGTGCTCTCGACGTTCGGCGCGTACATGGGCTCCATCTCGGGGCACCCCTGGTACGTCTCGGCGGCCCGGATGGGGCTGGCGGGGCTCGTCGTCGCCGGTATCAACCTGCTGCTCCCGGGCTGA
- a CDS encoding cation-translocating P-type ATPase — translation MPWHTEDVEAVFESVDSSPEGLDTDEAARRLEEHGANEIHTGAARGPLRVFLAQFTSALIWVLIAAAALSLVVGHAVDAILIGIILLANGVFGFVQEYRAEQSLEALRELSAPEVVVRRGGEERSVPATELVPGDVLVLGEGDVVPADARLVETHSIEVDEAALTGESVPVSKSTGTLPAETALAERSNTVYRGTSVTRGRADAVVVGTGMETEMGAIATELLGAEETQTPLQRSLDALGRRLGVAVIVLAAIVIPVLVYGGTSWVQAGLTGVSLAVAAIPEGLPAIVTLTLALGVRKMADENALVRTLPAVEALGAVDVVCTDKTGTLTEGEMRVQAGWVYDETVDLEEGSGDGDADPGAPASDGGEMPETAESVAAAGTGDRVGLLLEIGALCNDATAEDGDPTERALVAAAADHGIDVAALRDERERVDELPFSAERKRMATVHDDVVYVKGAPEVVLERSTRILGDDGPVELDDAGRDRIREQVETFAADALRVLAFAYKPRDDDGDIDENLVFVGLQGLMDPPRREVRDAIADTHRAGIGVKMITGDNAVTAAAVAREVGIESDVMTGSEVAELSESELQDRVEEIDVFARAEPVHKVRILQALQALGYSVAMTGDGVNDAPALKNADVGIAMGIRGTDVAKQASDIVLLDDNYATIRTAISRGRKIFDNVWKFVAYLLSANAAEVALVFIASLFGYLVLPAVQLLWINLLTDGLPALALGTDPAGDVMEREPRSRDAGIIDREMLTFIGGAGLVVTVVMLGLLVYVLDGAASVTPYAMTMVFTGFVVFEFLKLYVVRWSRDTPLVSNRWLGLAVAASLALHLSVLYTPLSEYFGTVPLGLADWGVLGAALLVGLGPLLGVGWLVKRHTGHHDDGAGSDGDDADLSPGAAG, via the coding sequence ATGCCCTGGCACACCGAGGACGTCGAGGCGGTGTTCGAGTCGGTCGACTCGTCGCCCGAGGGGCTCGACACCGACGAGGCGGCCCGCCGGCTCGAGGAGCACGGGGCGAACGAGATCCACACCGGGGCGGCCCGCGGCCCGCTCCGGGTGTTCCTCGCGCAGTTCACCAGCGCGCTCATCTGGGTGCTGATCGCGGCCGCCGCGCTCTCGCTCGTCGTCGGCCACGCCGTCGACGCGATCCTCATCGGCATCATCCTGCTCGCGAACGGGGTGTTCGGCTTCGTCCAGGAGTACCGCGCGGAGCAGAGCCTCGAGGCACTGCGGGAGCTGTCGGCACCCGAGGTCGTGGTCCGGCGCGGCGGGGAGGAGCGGAGCGTCCCGGCGACCGAGCTCGTGCCGGGCGACGTGCTCGTCCTCGGCGAGGGCGACGTGGTGCCCGCCGACGCGCGCCTCGTCGAGACACACTCCATCGAGGTCGACGAGGCCGCGCTCACCGGCGAGAGCGTCCCCGTCTCGAAGTCGACCGGGACGCTGCCGGCGGAGACGGCGCTCGCGGAGCGGTCGAACACCGTCTACCGGGGGACGAGCGTCACCCGCGGCCGCGCCGATGCGGTCGTCGTCGGCACCGGCATGGAGACCGAGATGGGTGCCATCGCGACCGAGCTGCTCGGTGCGGAGGAGACCCAGACACCGCTCCAGCGCAGCCTCGACGCGCTCGGCCGCCGGCTCGGCGTCGCCGTCATCGTGCTCGCCGCCATCGTCATCCCCGTGCTCGTCTACGGCGGCACGTCGTGGGTGCAGGCCGGGCTGACCGGCGTCTCGCTCGCCGTCGCCGCCATCCCCGAGGGGCTACCCGCCATCGTCACGCTGACGCTCGCGCTCGGGGTCAGGAAGATGGCCGACGAGAACGCGCTCGTCCGCACCCTCCCGGCGGTCGAGGCGCTCGGTGCCGTCGACGTCGTCTGCACCGACAAGACCGGCACGCTCACCGAGGGCGAGATGCGCGTCCAGGCCGGCTGGGTGTACGACGAGACGGTCGACCTGGAGGAGGGGTCGGGCGATGGTGACGCCGACCCCGGCGCGCCCGCCAGCGACGGTGGCGAGATGCCCGAAACCGCCGAATCGGTCGCGGCCGCCGGGACGGGCGACCGGGTGGGTCTCCTGCTGGAGATCGGCGCGCTCTGCAACGACGCGACGGCCGAGGACGGCGACCCCACCGAGCGGGCGCTCGTCGCGGCCGCCGCCGACCACGGTATCGACGTCGCGGCGCTCCGGGACGAACGCGAGCGCGTCGACGAACTGCCGTTCTCCGCGGAGCGCAAGCGCATGGCGACCGTCCACGACGACGTGGTGTACGTCAAGGGCGCACCCGAGGTCGTCCTCGAACGCTCGACCCGCATCCTCGGCGACGACGGCCCGGTCGAACTCGACGACGCCGGCAGGGACCGGATCCGCGAGCAGGTGGAGACGTTCGCCGCCGACGCCCTTCGGGTGCTCGCGTTCGCGTACAAACCACGAGACGACGACGGGGATATCGACGAGAACCTCGTCTTCGTCGGCCTCCAGGGGCTGATGGACCCGCCACGGAGGGAGGTCCGTGACGCCATCGCCGACACCCACCGCGCCGGCATCGGCGTGAAGATGATCACCGGCGACAACGCGGTCACTGCGGCCGCGGTCGCCCGCGAGGTCGGCATCGAGTCCGACGTGATGACCGGGAGCGAGGTCGCCGAGCTCTCCGAGTCCGAGCTGCAGGACCGCGTCGAGGAGATCGACGTGTTCGCCCGCGCCGAGCCCGTCCACAAGGTGCGCATCCTGCAGGCGCTGCAGGCGCTCGGCTACTCCGTGGCGATGACCGGCGACGGCGTCAACGACGCGCCGGCGCTGAAGAACGCCGACGTGGGCATCGCCATGGGCATCCGGGGCACCGACGTGGCCAAGCAGGCCAGCGACATCGTCCTGCTCGACGACAACTACGCGACCATCCGCACCGCCATCAGCCGCGGGCGGAAGATATTCGACAACGTCTGGAAGTTCGTCGCGTACCTGCTCAGCGCGAACGCCGCCGAGGTCGCGCTGGTGTTCATCGCCTCCCTGTTCGGCTACCTCGTCCTCCCGGCGGTCCAGCTGCTCTGGATCAACCTGCTCACCGACGGCCTGCCCGCGCTCGCGCTCGGGACCGACCCCGCCGGCGACGTGATGGAACGCGAGCCGCGCAGCCGCGACGCCGGCATCATCGACCGCGAGATGCTCACGTTCATCGGCGGCGCGGGCCTCGTCGTCACCGTCGTCATGCTCGGCCTGCTCGTCTACGTCCTCGACGGTGCGGCCAGCGTGACGCCGTACGCGATGACGATGGTGTTCACCGGCTTCGTCGTCTTCGAGTTCCTGAAGCTGTACGTCGTCCGCTGGTCGCGGGACACGCCGCTCGTCTCGAACCGGTGGCTCGGGCTCGCCGTCGCCGCGTCGCTCGCGCTGCACCTGTCGGTGCTGTACACGCCGCTCTCGGAGTACTTCGGCACCGTCCCGCTCGGCCTCGCCGACTGGGGCGTCCTCGGCGCGGCGCTGCTCGTCGGGCTCGGCCCGTTGCTGGGTGTCGGCTGGCTGGTGAAACGCCACACCGGCCACCACGACGACGGGGCCGGCAGCGATGGCGACGACGCCGACCTCAGCCCGGGAGCAGCAGGTTGA
- a CDS encoding MFS transporter, which yields MSDASAAGETATEPADTVREGLPRRAILVLGTGLFGLGLTVGGYGAVVPVLVERGVPADVAGAGTSAFLLGQALAVLPADRLTRRYAPRSVAAGGFVLAAVGAALLASTTVAAVLASRALVGLGQGAAFVAAMIHVGRLTTGDDTATAQGLLGAGFTLGFAVGLAAGPGVIARLGTVAPALVSAAVVAVGGVGALALGRATSSWGVPSVEGYLRALREPVAATLALGNAATFGFLIVAGTWYADLLAGAAVPATAVLVGFALATVAGRAAGGVLAARVGEAATVGWSLVGQTVVLGGTAAAVAADRPSLVAVGVVLTGLGFGVPFGPLFALAFTEIAPDPGVTLVGMLVVGNLAALAYPWLVGRALVATGTFAVGLGAMAVTVGGVALLWTRTVGLARH from the coding sequence GTGAGCGACGCATCGGCCGCTGGTGAAACCGCAACCGAGCCCGCCGACACGGTCCGCGAGGGTCTCCCCCGTCGCGCCATCCTCGTCCTCGGCACGGGCCTGTTCGGGCTCGGGCTCACCGTCGGCGGCTACGGCGCGGTGGTCCCGGTGCTCGTCGAGCGCGGCGTCCCAGCCGACGTTGCGGGGGCCGGCACCAGCGCGTTCCTGCTCGGACAGGCCCTCGCCGTGCTCCCGGCCGACCGGCTCACCCGGCGGTACGCGCCGCGGAGCGTCGCCGCCGGTGGGTTCGTCCTCGCTGCCGTCGGCGCGGCGCTGCTCGCGAGCACGACCGTCGCAGCCGTGCTGGCCTCCCGGGCCCTCGTCGGCCTCGGCCAGGGTGCCGCGTTCGTCGCGGCGATGATCCACGTCGGGCGGCTGACGACCGGGGACGACACCGCGACCGCCCAGGGACTGCTCGGCGCGGGCTTCACGCTCGGCTTCGCGGTCGGGCTCGCCGCGGGGCCCGGCGTCATCGCCCGACTCGGAACCGTTGCACCGGCGCTCGTCTCCGCGGCCGTCGTCGCAGTCGGCGGCGTCGGCGCACTCGCCCTCGGTCGGGCCACCTCGTCGTGGGGCGTGCCGTCGGTCGAGGGCTACCTCCGGGCGCTCCGGGAGCCGGTCGCCGCGACGCTCGCACTGGGCAACGCCGCGACGTTCGGCTTCCTCATCGTCGCCGGCACGTGGTACGCCGACCTGCTCGCGGGGGCCGCTGTCCCGGCGACGGCGGTGCTGGTCGGCTTCGCGCTCGCGACCGTCGCCGGACGCGCGGCCGGCGGCGTGCTCGCGGCCCGGGTGGGCGAGGCCGCCACGGTCGGCTGGTCGCTCGTCGGGCAGACCGTCGTCCTCGGCGGGACCGCGGCGGCCGTCGCGGCGGACCGACCGTCGCTCGTCGCCGTCGGCGTCGTGCTGACGGGGCTCGGGTTCGGCGTCCCGTTCGGCCCGCTTTTCGCGCTGGCGTTCACGGAGATCGCGCCCGACCCGGGCGTCACGCTCGTCGGGATGCTCGTCGTCGGCAACCTCGCCGCGCTCGCGTACCCGTGGCTCGTCGGGCGCGCGCTGGTCGCCACGGGGACGTTCGCGGTCGGCCTCGGCGCGATGGCAGTGACGGTCGGTGGCGTCGCGCTGCTGTGGACACGGACCGTCGGGCTGGCGCGCCACTGA
- a CDS encoding metallophosphoesterase family protein yields MQVAIISDSHIPDREESIPAALRERIATADHVLHAGDFTSTDTLATVRELASELTAVHGNVDGDDIDLPSVASVELGGVTFVVTHGTVRSLEDWYDTIAETAREHADEPRVGVGGHTHRLEDLVHDGVRLLNPGSVTGADPATAATMLTAEVEAGEVEVTVHER; encoded by the coding sequence ATGCAGGTCGCCATCATCTCGGATTCGCACATCCCCGACCGCGAGGAGTCGATTCCGGCGGCGCTCCGCGAGCGAATCGCCACCGCCGACCACGTGCTCCACGCCGGCGACTTCACGAGCACCGACACGCTGGCCACGGTCCGCGAACTCGCGAGCGAGCTGACCGCCGTCCACGGGAACGTAGACGGCGACGACATCGACCTCCCCTCCGTCGCATCGGTCGAGCTCGGCGGCGTCACGTTCGTCGTGACCCACGGGACGGTGCGGTCGCTCGAGGACTGGTACGACACCATCGCCGAGACGGCACGGGAACACGCCGACGAGCCCCGCGTCGGCGTCGGCGGCCACACCCACCGGCTGGAGGACCTGGTCCACGACGGCGTTCGCCTGCTGAACCCCGGCTCGGTGACCGGCGCGGACCCCGCGACGGCCGCGACGATGCTCACCGCCGAGGTCGAGGCCGGCGAGGTCGAGGTGACGGTACACGAGCGATGA
- a CDS encoding alcohol dehydrogenase catalytic domain-containing protein, which translates to MSTIHAAILDEWGGELTVREVDRPEPGPGEARVEVRACGVTRTIENAIQGGLSDDPDLTPRIPGHEFAGVVDAVGEGVDPDRVGERVLAYFYLTCGECDACRRGDTAQCTDFGGWFGVNSDGAYAESTVLPAENALPLPDAASFAEGAVAADGVATPIHVCERADVTDADTVLVVGAAGRIGYHLAQVAGLRGAQVLAADVTDERLAHAETAGEHVTAVDARRDDLSAALTDATPHGDGPTVVVDTVGDRDTLHDAWDALAMGGRVVSLTTHHDRVFDVPMKEYVVKEASFIGSRYATRDEVVRAARLVADGRVDADVGESLSLDEVPDYHRRLRTGETSGMGVLEP; encoded by the coding sequence ATGTCGACGATACACGCGGCCATCCTCGACGAGTGGGGTGGGGAACTCACGGTACGGGAAGTCGACAGACCGGAGCCCGGCCCCGGCGAGGCCCGCGTCGAGGTGCGCGCCTGCGGCGTCACGCGCACCATCGAGAACGCGATCCAGGGCGGGCTCTCCGACGACCCCGACCTCACCCCACGAATCCCGGGACACGAGTTCGCCGGCGTCGTCGACGCGGTCGGCGAGGGAGTCGACCCCGACCGCGTCGGCGAGCGCGTGCTGGCGTACTTCTACCTGACCTGCGGCGAGTGCGACGCCTGCCGCCGCGGCGACACCGCCCAGTGCACCGACTTCGGCGGCTGGTTCGGCGTGAACTCCGACGGCGCGTACGCCGAGAGCACGGTGCTCCCGGCCGAGAACGCGCTCCCGCTGCCCGACGCCGCGAGCTTCGCCGAGGGCGCGGTTGCGGCCGACGGGGTCGCCACGCCCATCCACGTCTGCGAGCGCGCCGACGTGACCGACGCCGACACCGTGCTCGTCGTCGGCGCGGCCGGACGGATCGGCTACCACCTCGCACAGGTCGCCGGGCTCCGTGGGGCACAGGTCCTCGCCGCAGACGTGACCGACGAGCGCCTGGCCCACGCCGAGACGGCCGGCGAGCACGTCACCGCGGTCGACGCCCGGCGGGACGACCTCTCGGCGGCCCTCACCGACGCGACGCCCCACGGCGACGGCCCGACCGTCGTCGTCGACACCGTCGGCGACCGCGACACCCTGCACGACGCCTGGGACGCGCTGGCGATGGGCGGCCGCGTCGTCTCGCTGACCACCCACCACGACCGGGTGTTCGATGTGCCGATGAAGGAGTACGTCGTCAAGGAGGCCTCCTTCATCGGGTCCAGGTACGCGACCCGAGACGAGGTCGTCCGCGCCGCTCGGCTCGTGGCCGACGGACGCGTCGACGCCGACGTTGGCGAGTCCCTCTCGCTCGACGAGGTGCCCGACTACCACCGACGGCTCCGTACCGGCGAGACGAGCGGGATGGGCGTGCTGGAGCCGTAG